One part of the Plasmodium yoelii strain 17X genome assembly, chromosome: 13 genome encodes these proteins:
- a CDS encoding zinc finger protein, putative, which translates to MKESDDIISNDKKRKRGENEEETKDVSNKLKKKNIEFESDEEFEKYLINHFKKEKNNNIDEYVFSDIIKKFYNDIKKYKTIDDIANEIKNLAIESISNNLEIICNNECTSSFFIEKYRVKYMNEQAELNIKSAQNNFKEFMILYNNDNFDNFSLEVNTNIGEEKSENDIKKNETQKDYIKDEEDKNEQVEHKKDGDNDNVKKENNTNEIMTKENIYQINIWKEKIKCKIENVNENNNILIKIVNYLSTIALHVDHIPTRINKFDIIKKLNELDYDALNINIWDTYNSKEIRPFSLSTSPSFHRKANIYFKKSTKMNDLLNLLREKAHSINIRGWNFNNVKRNNYHYLDFRLCPPICSHDERIKVDYKYAKNIVRKLDRSCHIDSLFIQSITEENNFEDKRKKRKTENEAQEKDIPKEETVSKGKGTGKKGGRKKKDNNDESNNANDLDNIDKLDGEESYIIEIIEENTNLDTRKKLDILILYLRFVHNYCYYSARKFNTYDEMVRECGYFYLRVNMDNAFYTNLIPIFYENYNVKKLGYYMNGKNSNIHSSGNNKYNLINEVNQSDNFNKGDDEINANKEIQLLKDKFFKNEEISYCQLKWVAKFDQEVNAAIKENYNEIIDIEQTNEFKEILNKGYILKKECNTDSGISKTEIRCAKCMKLFNNITDVPNHIFIKHNQIKMRLITETEVQIMQRYFYKSPHSFNFFFMMEKKYNSNNSKNYLNNKSTYFKKNNYKNQNFHLLTNNSRDQYKDFDDPNANFLDNVKQSSKKNSDFYDDT; encoded by the coding sequence ATGAAAGAAAGTGATGATATAATATCAAATgacaaaaaaagaaaaagaggggaaaatgaagaagaaaCTAAAGACGTtagtaataaattaaaaaaaaaaaacattgaATTTGAGAGTGATGaagaatttgaaaaatatttaataaatcattttaaaaaagaaaaaaataataacatagaTGAATATGTATTTTCAGACATAATAAAGAAATTTTATAAcgacataaaaaaatataaaacaatagATGATATAgcaaatgaaataaaaaatttagcTATTGAAAGTATATCAAACAATTTAGAAATCATATGCAATAATGAATGTACTAGTTCTTTTTTTATCGAAAAATATCGAGTCAAATATATGAATGAACAAGCTGAGTTAAATATTAAATCTGctcaaaataattttaaggaatttatgatattatataataatgacaattttgataattttagCTTAGAAGTTAATACAAACATTGGAGAAGAAAAATCCGAAAatgacataaaaaaaaatgaaactcaaaaagattatataaaagatgaagaagataaaaatgaacaagtTGAACATAAAAAAGATGGTGATAATGACAAtgttaaaaaagaaaataatacaaatgaaataatgacaaaagaaaatatataccaaattaatatatggaaagaaaaaataaaatgtaaaattgaaaatgtaaatgaaaataataacatattaataaaaatagtaaattaTTTATCAACTATTGCTTTACATGTAGATCATATACCAACTAGAATAAACAAAtttgatataataaaaaaattaaatgaattaGATTATGATGCattgaatataaatatatgggaTACATATAACAGTAAAGAAATAAGACCATTTTCTTTATCAACTTCTCCATCTTTTCATAGAAaagcaaatatatattttaaaaaaagtacTAAAATGAATGACTTATTAAACCTTTTACGTGAAAAAGCACATAGTATTAATATTCGGGGGTGGAATTTTAATAATgtaaaaagaaataattatCACTATTTAGATTTTAGATTGTGTCCACCTATATGTTCACATGATGAAAGAATAAAAGTAGATTATAAATATGCTAAAAACATTGTTAGGAAGTTAGATAGATCATGTCATATTGACtcattatttatacaaaGCATAACAGAAGAAAACAATTTTGaagataaaagaaaaaaaagaaaaacagaAAATGAGGCACAAGAAAAAGATATCCCAAAAGAGGAAACTGTTTCAAAGGGTAAAGGTACGGGAAAAAAAGgaggaagaaaaaaaaaagataataatgatgaatcGAACAATGCAAACGATCTGGACAATATAGATAAACTCGATGGTGAAGAAAGTTACATTATTGAAATAATTGAAGAAAACACAAATTTAGATACACGAAAAAAATTAGACATCttaattttgtatttaaGATTTGTTCATaactattgttattattctGCTAGAAAATTTAATACATATGATGAAATGGTTAGAGAATGTGGATACTTTTATTTACGAGTTAATATGGataatgcattttatacaaatttaattccaattttttatgaaaattataatgttaAGAAATTAGGGTATTATATGAATGGTAAAAACAGTAATATTCATTCCTctggaaataataaatacaatttaataaatgaagTAAATCAGAGcgataattttaataaaggtgatgatgaaataaatgCAAATAAAGAGATACAACTACTAAAAGATAAATTctttaaaaatgaagaaatatcTTACTGTCAACTTAAATGGGTTGCAAAATTTGATCAAGAAGTTAATGCAgcaataaaagaaaattataacgAAATAATTGATATCGAACAAActaatgaatttaaagaaatattaaataagggttatatattaaaaaaggaatGTAACACTGATAGTGGTATAAGTAAAACAGAAATTAGATGTGCAAAATGTATGAAACTTTTTAATAACATTACTGATGTACctaatcatatttttattaaacatAATCAAATTAAAATGAGATTGATTACGGAAACTGAAGTACAAATTATGCAaagatatttttataaaagcCCTCATagttttaactttttttttatgatggaaaaaaaatataattctaataattctaaaaattatttaaataataaaagtacatattttaagaaaaataactataaaaatcaaaattttcatttacTCACAAATAATTCAAGAGACCAATACAAAGATTTTGATGATCCAAATGCAAATTTTTTGGATAATGTAAAACAATCttcgaaaaaaaatagcgATTTTTATGATGACACATAA